One Perca flavescens isolate YP-PL-M2 chromosome 9, PFLA_1.0, whole genome shotgun sequence genomic window carries:
- the fyco1a gene encoding FYVE and coiled-coil domain-containing protein 1: MAAGATVGESQLQRIIRDLHEAVAELAKEYRESGEPITDDSTNLHKFSYKLEYLLQFDQKEKTTFLGTKKDYWEYFTDCLAKIKGANDGIRFVKSITELKTSLGKGRAFIRYSLVHQRLADTLQQCLMNQRVTSDWYYARSPFLKPHLSVDIINHLYELNEVQFDVASRGHDLDASWPTFARRTLGSANSPGHMWKPPSRSSSINSLASTYSQQAHEFPSSPDYGHGLLNDLNESLPACTEDLRLELDQSELKQRELLDQVQQLAEEAAELRNVVVQLQRQLDVSLAAQEEQQVLQGDIKALQGREDALSKEVEALRTGEIAREAELQVFQEKLAAAEGKNIELLAKLDGVLNEKGQQAANYFDSAQKIHDLLDRLKEAESGKMEAVAEAEEKKRQAERLKDELRVKEAAVKHGDTKVEALVKSASDEKAKLEAKVEEQCSALNELQGTLTVREKEASNLQRQLQDLQISLEEKEKEVEEVKRRAHQDKDEMQKNAGGLKESLEAKVTALKEQLKMKDAEFTSSCNTLKQLEAKNQSLTTERDKLTTNLVELEGNVKEQANKIEDYKTQCSSLMELNKKLLTTVKRNEELKKEMAEHRTVLDAELAALRASEKQLRGQLDDTKMTVDEKEKHLREDNRKLDESLQQATMAAKLSEATSKRLEQENQSLREEQDTVKVALSRMQADLKSVHGQIGELEKNLGASRKNEASLQEQLQAKEAQLESKEKNLVELQSRLKSLEAREKELEIAKANAEATCAKQTEMIERVTSEKQAMEKSQLERSTVQAKENQEVTSKLEGQLEVCMKEVSRLQAETLDLRVRLQRSEEQKLKSEAQLEVTEAQRDELRTLTEHLKAQIEALNQRHVTELMECKKKEEALVEQRDREVSAHAEVSISAAAVREELSTLKAENARLALENSEIREGLHRANTEMAELGMTICKLGAEKEKAREHWEEDAARIEEMEKELERLEKSMAELQLENNKLREELTQKEKLPETVMELQEQLNQMQSVMDSRREEADATKFQMSSENMNHQVQMKSVNEQLDKMKAQLQEEQKNVSSLQAKVSELETVNEQYLQLTGEKDAHITKTETTIRESEREIQQLKDAVTSAEEAHSAVQKVSEELKQKLNATEAASQSQCLKMTAEIDDLNRTKTILEERLIELIRDKDALWQKSDALEFEQKLRAEERWWLVDKEATNCLGCQGQFSWWLRRHHCRLCGRIFCYYCSNNFVMTKHSGKKERCCRDCYTQHSAVVERFTEAELSPSDTQPPPPGAGPQPPPEPAPYIPTPRVTVSDPSNRSDDGVFDIITEEEVNGVYDSDTISQTTGGSLEGEQDRRPPGSLDIGIGDLTPDDPEEHVPTVQDSEINLLKSGEVTMAVPLSIDDISQFGDSSRELFVKSSCYSLITVAVGDCGPTISWMFSSEPKSISFSVVYRESTDTHVEQSKVLISLTRCNSHKETIQGQLKVRNPGLYTLIFDNSFSRFISKKVFYHLTMERPIIYDGSDFP; encoded by the exons ATGGCTGCTGGGGCTACGGTCGGGGAGAGCCAACTCCAGAGGATTATCCGAGATCTGCATG AGGCTGTTGCAGAGCTTGCAAAGGAGTACAGGGAAAGTGGGGAGCCAATCACCGATGACAGTACCAACCTGCACAAATTTTCCTACAAACTGGAGTACCTGCTACAG TTTGACCAAAAGGAGAAGACTACATTTCTTGGTACAAAGAAGGATTATTGGGAATACTTCACTGACTGTCTGGCTAAAATCAAAGGAGCCAATGATGGGATCCGCTTTGTCAAATCCATCACTGAG CTGAAGACATCTTTGGGGAAAGGACGAGCGTTTATTCGTTACTCCCTTGTACATCAACGACTGGCTGACACCCTGCAGCAGTGCCTGATGAACCAGAGGGTCACCAG TGACTGGTACTATGCAAGAAGCCCCTTCTTGAAGCCCCACCTTAGTGTTGACATAATCAATCACCTGTACGAACTCAATGAGGTCCAGTTTGATGTGGCTTCCAGAGGGCATGATCTTGATGCCTCCTGGCCCACTTTTGCAAG GAGGACACTGGGAAGTGCAAACTCACCTGGGCACATGTGGAAACCACCCAGTCGCAGTTCCAGTATTAACAGTCTGGCCAGTACCTACTCCCAG CAAGCACACGAGTTCCCCTCGAGCCCCGACTATGGCCATGGTCTGCTGAATGACCTGAATGAGTCTCTGCCTGCCTGTACCGAAGACCTTCGCCTGGAGCTGGACCAGTCAGAGCTAAAGCAGCGAGAGCTCCTAGATCAGGTGCAGCAGCTGGCCGAGGAGGCTGCTGAGCTCAGGAACGTAGTCGTGCAGCTCCAGAGGCAGCTGGATGTCTCCCTTGCTGCCCAAGAGGAGCAACAGGTCTTGCAGGGAGATATCAAAGCTCTGCAGGGAAGAGAAGATGCCCTGTCCAAAGAGGTGGAAGCACTTAGGACTGGGGAAATAGCCAGGGAGGCTGAACTACAAGTGTTTCAGGAAAAGTTGGCAGCTGCTGAGGGGAAGAACATAGAGCTCCTGGCCAAGTTGGATGGGGTTCTGAATGAGAAGGGCCAGCAGGCTGCCAATTACTTTGATTCAGCTCAAAAGATACACGACTTGCTGGACAGGTTGAAAGAGGCAGAGAGTGGGAAGATGGAAGCTGTAGCTGAggcagaggagaagaagaggcaggcagagaggcTAAAGGATGAGCTGAGAGTCAAGGAGGCAGCTGTAAAGCATGGTGACACAAAAGTCGAAGCATTAGTTAAATCTGCTTCTGATGAAAAGGCCAAGTTGGAGGCGAAAGTGGAGGAACAGTGCAGTGCTCTTAATGAGCTGCAGGGGACATTGACAGTGAGAGAAAAGGAGGCAAGCAACCTACAAAGGCAACTGCAGGACCTCCAAATATCTCtagaagagaaggagaaagaggtggaggaggtgaaGAGGAGGGCACACCAAGATAAAGATGAAATGCAGAAGAATGCCGGTGGTTTAAAAGAGTCTTTAGAAGCAAAAGTCACTGCCCTTAAGGAGCAGCTAAAGATGAAAGATGCAGAGTTTACCTCCAGCTGCAATACACTAAAACAGCTAGAAGCCAAGAACCAAAGCCTGACCACAGAGCGGGACAAACTGACCACTAACCTTGTTGAGCTGGAGGGTAACGTCAAAGAACAAGCCAATAAGATAGAAGACTACAAGACGCAATGCAGCAGTCTAATGGAACTAAATAAGAAACTGCTGACCACAGTGAAGAGAAACGAGGAGCTGAAGAAGGAGATGGCAGAACACAGAACAGTGCTTGATGCTGAACTAGCAGCTCTAAGAGCTTCTGAGAAACAGCTTCGCGGCCAGCTGGATGATACCAAGATGACAGTGGATGAAAAAGAGAAGCACTTGCGTGAGGACAACCGCAAGTTGGATGAGAGTCTGCAGCAAGCCACCATGGCCGCGAAGCTCTCAGAGGCCACGTCAAAGCGGCTGGAGCAGGAGAACCAGAGTCTGAGAGAGGAGCAAGACACTGTGAAAGTAGCTCTTAGCCGCATGCAAGCTGACCTGAAGAGTGTTCATGGGCAGATTGGAGAGTTGGAGAAGAACTTGGGAGCCTCACGCAAGAATGAAGCAAGCCTTCAAGAACAACTTCAAGCTAAAGAGGCCCAGCTGGAAAGTAAAGAGAAGAACCTTGTTGAGCTCCAGTCCAGATTAAAATCTCTTGAGGCCAGGGAGAAGGAGCTTGAGATTGCCAAAGCTAATGCAGAAGCAACTTGTGCTAAACAGACAGAAATGATTGAAAGGGTTACCTCTGAGAAGCAGGCGATGGAGAAATCTCAGCTGGAGAGGAGCACGGTCCAAGCAAAGGAGAACCAGGAGGTGACAAGCAAACTTGAAGGCCAGCTGGAGGTGTGCATGAAAGAAGTGTCCAGGCTCCAGGCAGAGACCCTGGACCTCAGGGTGCGTCTACAGAGGTCTGAGGAGCAGAAGCTAAAATCAGAAGCACAGCTGGAGGTGACAGAGGCCCAAAGAGATGAGCTTAGGACTCTGACCGAGCATCTTAAAGCCCAGATAGAGGCACTGAATCAAAGGCATGTAACAGAGCTTATGGAGtgcaaaaagaaagaagaggctCTGGTTGAACAGCGTGATAGAGAAGTATCCGCCCATGCCGAGGTGTCTATTTCTGCGGCGGCTGTCCGAGAAGAGCTTTCTACCCTCAAGGCAGAAAATGCCAGGCTAGCCTTAGAGAACAGCGAGATACGTGAGGGTCTACACAGGGCAAACACAGAGATGGCGGAGCTTGGGATGACCATCTGTAAGCTAGGTGCAGAAAAGGAGAAGGCTAGAGAGCATTGGGAAGAGGACGCTGCCAGAATTGAAGAAATGGAGAAAGAGTTAGAGCGACTGGAAAAGAGCATGGCCGAACTACAGCTGGAAAATAACAAACTAAGAGAGGAGCTGACACAGAAGGAGAAACTTCCAGAAACTGTCATGGAGCTACAGGAGCAGCTGAACCAAATGCAGAGCGTCATGGACTCAAGACGAGAGGAGGCAGACGCCACCAAGTTCCAAATGAGCTCGGAGAACATGAATCATCAGGTCCAGATGAAG AGTGTGAATGAGCAGCTGGACAAGATGAAAGCCCAGCTGCAAGAGGAGCAGAAGAATGTGTCCAGCTTGCAGGCCAAAGTGTCTGAACTTGAG ACTGTGAATGAGCAGTACTTGCAGCTAACTGGCGAGAAAGATGCTCACATCACAAAGACCGAAACAACCATTCGTGAGAGTGAGCGCGAGATTCAGCAACTGAAAGATGCAGTAACCAG TGCTGAAGAAGCACACTCGGCCGTGCAAAAGGTCAGCGAGGAGTTGAAGCAGAAACTCAACGCAACAGAAGCTGCCAGTCAAAGCCAGTGCCTGAAGATGACTGCAGAGATCGATGACCTCAACAGAACCAAGACCATCCTTGAAGAGCGGCTCATCGAGCTTATAAG ggaCAAAGATGCTCTGTGGCAGAAGTCAGACGCTCTGGAGTTTGAGCAGAAACTGCGAGCAGAGGAACGCTGGTGGTTAGTGGATAAGGAGGCCACAAACTGCCTCGGCTGCCAGGGCCAGTTCAGCTGGTGGCTGCGCAGACATCACTGCAG GCTTTGTGGTCGCATCTTCTGCTACTACTGCAGCAACAACTTTGTGATGACCAAGCACAGTGGGAAGAAGGAGCGCTGCTGCAGGGACTGTTACACCCAACACAGCGCGGTGGTGGAGAGGTTCACAGAGGCAGAGCTGAGTCCTTCAGACACTCAGCCTCCTCCACCGGGAGCTGGACCTCAGCCGCCTCCTGAACCGGCCCCGTATATACCCACTCCCAGGGTAACAG TTTCCGACCCCAGCAACAGATCTGACGATggagtttttgacataatcaCAGAGGAGGAAGTGAACGGCGTATACGACAGTGACACCATCTCCCAGACCACTGGAGGCTCCCTGGAGGGAGAACAAGACCGACGGCCTCCAGGATCACTGGATAT AGGCATAGGAGATTTAACCCCTGATGACCCGGAAGAGCATGTTCCCACTGTTCAGGATTCAGAAATCAACCTTCTCAAATCAGGAGAAGTCAC GATGGCTGTCCCTCTCAGCATTGACGACATTTCTCAGTTTGGTGACAGTTCCAGGGAACTCTTCGTCAAGTCCAGCTGTTACAGTTTGATAACCGTTGCCGTGGGTGACTGTGGGCCAACCATCAGCTGGATGTTTTCCTCCGAGCCTAAGAGCATCTCCTTTAGTGTGGTTTACAGGGAATCCACTGACACCCATGTGGAACAGTCAAAG GTCCTGATTTCTCTGACTCGCTGCAATTCccataaagaaacaattcaaggACAGCTGAAAGTCCGAAACCCCGGCCTCTATACGCTCATCTTTGACAACTCCTTCTCACG GTTTATCTCCAAGAAAGTCTTCTACCATCTGACCATGGAGAGGCCCATAATCTATGATGGAAGTGACTTCCCCTGA
- the LOC114562043 gene encoding chemokine XC receptor 1: MNNSINDSQNVYDSDYVDEVCDKGEVVKFGSVAIPVFFSVVITLSLTGNILVLVILALYENLKSLTNMFILNLTISDLVFTTGLPFWAIYHIWGWLFSEVLCKIVTFVFFTGFYSSILFLTIMTIYRYLAVVHPLSGLSTIKLSRSTGVYVSFLLWIVSIGAAMPSLLYSTLVLIPHKDEHSVGCEYEDPLWKRIGIFQQNIFFLVAFAVMAFCYIRILWKITRTRSHTKNRAVKLVFCIVAVFFLGWVPYNLVIFLNVLANNVVPPLHTCDASIKLDYAFYVCRLIAFSHCCLNPVFYAFVGVKFRSHLKSLLHRRFICQSPDEEQQVRMQTFSRGSMY, encoded by the coding sequence ATGAATAACTCTATCAATGACAGCCAAAACGTCTATGACAGCGACTATGTGGATGAAGTCTGTGATAAAGGTGAGGTGGTCAAGTTTGGATCCGTTGCCATTCCCGTGTTCTTCTCTGTTGTGATCACACTGAGCCTCACAGGAAACATCCTCGTCCTTGTAATCCTGGCTTTGTACGAAAACCTCAAGTCTCTTACAAACATGTTTATCCTAAACCTGACCATATCTGACCTCGTCTTCACCACTGGTCTCCCCTTCTGGGCAATTTACCACATCTGGGGATGGTTGTTTTCAGAAGTCCTCTGCAAAATTGTGACTTTTGTCTTCTTCACTGGGTTTTACAGCAGCATACTTTTCCTGACCATCATGACCATCTACAGGTATCTGGCTGTGGTACACCCTCTTTCTGGCCTGAGCACAATCAAACTCAGTCGCAGCACTGGAGTTTATGTGTCTTTCTTATTGTGGATAGTCAGTATTGGAGCGGCCATGCCCTCCCTGCTCTACAGCACCCTCGTCTTGATCCCCCACAAAGATGAACACTCCGTGGGCTGTGAATACGAAGACCCTTTGTGGAAAAGAATTGGCATCTTCCAACAGAACATTTTTTTCTTGGTTGCTTTTGCAGTGATGGCTTTCTGCTACATACGAATACTGTGGAAAATCACAAGAACAAGATCTCACACAAAGAACAGAGCAGTGAAGTTAGTCTTCTGCATCGTGGCTGTGTTCTTCCTCGGTTGGGTGCCGTACAATTTGGTcatttttctaaatgttttgGCTAACAATGTGGTTCCACCACTTCATACCTGTGATGCAAGTATCAAGCTTGACTATGCGTTCTATGTGTGCCGGCTCATTGCTTTCTCCCACTGCTGCCTGAACCCTGTCTTTTATGCATTTGTTGGTGTGAAGTTTAGGAGTCATTTAAAGTCACTGCTGCATCGAAGGTTCATTTGCCAAAGTCCAGACGAAGAACAGCAGGTTAGAATGCAAACCTTCTCCCGTGGATCAATGTACTAG